One region of Demequina sp. TMPB413 genomic DNA includes:
- a CDS encoding HAD family phosphatase, with translation MTSGRSDWTIPQVPDRSFGAVLFDLDGVLTPTADVHMAAWRRMFTTFFASHGITPAYTDEDYFAYIDGRPRYEGVQVCLASRGVELPYGSPSDPPGDQTVCALGNSKNDAFNAVLDEEGVTAFPGSVALIDVLESLDVPMAVVSSSRNAAEVLRVAGLAHRFQVVVDGNVAAAEALPGKPKPDTFQYAATQLGVSDAVSVVVEDAISGVQAGAAGDFALVIGVDRGAGADGLVRAGADVVVRDLAELVQP, from the coding sequence TTGACCTCAGGTCGCTCCGACTGGACCATTCCGCAGGTCCCTGACCGCAGTTTTGGCGCGGTCCTGTTTGACCTCGATGGAGTACTGACTCCCACCGCAGACGTCCACATGGCCGCATGGCGGCGCATGTTCACCACCTTCTTTGCCTCCCATGGCATCACCCCTGCCTATACGGACGAGGACTACTTCGCCTACATCGACGGCAGGCCCCGGTACGAGGGCGTCCAGGTGTGCCTCGCCTCGCGCGGCGTGGAGTTGCCGTATGGGTCTCCAAGCGACCCGCCCGGTGATCAGACCGTGTGCGCGCTCGGCAACTCCAAGAACGACGCCTTCAATGCCGTGCTCGACGAAGAAGGCGTCACCGCGTTTCCAGGGTCGGTTGCGCTGATCGATGTCTTGGAGTCTCTTGACGTTCCGATGGCGGTGGTGTCGAGCTCGCGCAACGCGGCCGAGGTGCTGAGGGTCGCAGGCCTTGCTCACCGCTTTCAAGTGGTGGTCGACGGTAACGTGGCCGCCGCCGAGGCGTTGCCAGGCAAACCCAAGCCCGACACGTTCCAATACGCGGCGACACAACTGGGCGTGAGCGACGCCGTGTCCGTCGTCGTCGAAGACGCGATCTCGGGGGTGCAGGCAGGGGCCGCAGGCGACTTCGCGCTCGTCATCGGCGTCGACAGAGGCGCGGGCGCCGATGGCCTGGTGCGTGCGGGCGCCGACGTAGTGGTGCGCGATCTTGCAGAGTTGGTGCAGCCGTGA
- the pth gene encoding aminoacyl-tRNA hydrolase: MTEENAVTALVVGLGNPGPEYAQTRHNVGQMVADEIASRYSASFSSVKRTHSQAASIRLGGVGPGGAAVVVAKPMSYMNLSGGPVGALAKYYDIAPADVVVIHDELDIPYGAIRIKRGGGSGGHNGLKDITKALGTPDYVRVRVGIGRPPGRQAPADFVLKPFSAAERKERDLVVALAADAVEDLLTKGISEAQQRFHTSD, from the coding sequence ATGACTGAGGAGAACGCGGTGACGGCTCTGGTGGTTGGCCTTGGAAACCCCGGTCCCGAATACGCCCAGACGCGCCACAACGTCGGCCAGATGGTCGCCGACGAAATTGCGTCGCGGTATTCGGCGTCGTTCTCGTCCGTCAAACGGACTCACTCCCAGGCCGCGAGTATCAGGTTGGGAGGCGTCGGCCCAGGGGGCGCCGCCGTTGTCGTCGCCAAGCCGATGTCGTACATGAATCTCTCCGGCGGACCAGTCGGCGCCTTGGCCAAGTACTACGACATTGCGCCGGCAGACGTCGTGGTGATTCACGACGAGCTCGACATCCCTTACGGCGCGATCAGGATCAAGCGCGGCGGCGGTTCGGGTGGGCACAACGGCTTGAAGGACATCACCAAGGCTCTTGGCACGCCCGACTACGTGAGAGTGCGCGTCGGCATCGGCCGTCCCCCTGGCCGCCAAGCGCCAGCCGATTTCGTGCTGAAGCCGTTCAGCGCCGCTGAGCGCAAGGAGCGCGACCTCGTCGTCGCGCTCGCAGCCGACGCCGTTGAGGACCTCCTCACCAAGGGCATCTCCGAGGCACAACAACGGTTCCACACGTCGGATTAG
- a CDS encoding 50S ribosomal protein L25/general stress protein Ctc — protein sequence MSDKLKLAAEKRTEFGKGAARRARMAHKIPAVIYGHGADPLHVLLPGHETMMTLKHSNALITVAWDDESQMVLAKDVQRHAVKRTIEHVDLLIVRKGEKVTVDIPVHVVGDSFPGTVAVTEHNTLSIEAEATHIPESVEVSIEGLEEGQKVTAGDVKLPAGSTLVTDPDTTVVAISVPRGTVSEEEEAAAEEAAESAAGPSEADSE from the coding sequence ATGTCTGACAAGCTCAAGCTTGCTGCCGAAAAGCGCACCGAATTTGGCAAGGGTGCCGCGCGCCGCGCCAGGATGGCGCACAAGATCCCTGCAGTGATCTACGGCCACGGTGCTGACCCGCTGCACGTCTTGTTGCCAGGCCACGAGACGATGATGACGCTCAAGCACTCGAACGCCCTCATCACGGTGGCGTGGGACGACGAGAGCCAGATGGTGCTCGCGAAGGATGTCCAGCGCCACGCCGTCAAGCGCACCATTGAGCACGTCGACCTGCTGATTGTCCGCAAGGGCGAGAAGGTTACCGTCGACATCCCGGTGCACGTCGTGGGCGACTCGTTCCCCGGCACCGTTGCCGTGACCGAGCACAACACACTGTCGATCGAGGCAGAAGCCACACACATTCCCGAGTCGGTCGAGGTGTCGATCGAGGGCCTCGAAGAGGGTCAGAAGGTCACTGCAGGCGACGTGAAGCTGCCAGCGGGCTCGACGCTCGTGACGGACCCCGACACCACTGTCGTCGCCATCTCGGTGCCACGCGGAACCGTCTCCGAGGAAGAGGAAGCGGCAGCGGAAGAGGCTGCAGAGTCCGCTGCGGGCCCCTCCGAGGCAGACTCCGAGTAA
- a CDS encoding DUF1206 domain-containing protein → MTTSANGTARNGTSGDVWEKTARGGYAITGLVHIVLGYLIARLAFGGSSGEASQSSALSQLSETPVGGVVIWVAVGAWAALAAWQIADALRSHDEGKDRAKAAGKAVVYAVLAFVAYTVAQGTGGSSNGDSQAQGYASDLMQAPGGRVLLGAIGLGILAAGAYHVYKGVTKKFEEDLTGAPNAVKALGTVGYPAKGVALGAVGAFFTYAALTADPDKARGLDGAIGGLLDAPFGQPIVIAVGVGFAAYGLYSFGRARYAKM, encoded by the coding sequence ATGACTACCTCTGCGAATGGCACAGCACGCAATGGCACATCGGGAGACGTGTGGGAAAAGACGGCGCGGGGCGGGTACGCCATCACCGGCCTTGTGCACATCGTGCTCGGCTATCTCATCGCGAGGCTGGCCTTCGGTGGCAGCAGTGGCGAGGCGTCCCAGTCCTCTGCGCTTTCACAACTCAGTGAGACGCCAGTCGGCGGCGTCGTTATCTGGGTAGCAGTGGGCGCATGGGCCGCTCTTGCGGCCTGGCAAATCGCCGATGCGCTCCGCAGCCACGACGAAGGGAAGGACAGGGCGAAGGCGGCCGGCAAGGCTGTCGTCTACGCCGTCCTTGCCTTCGTGGCGTACACCGTGGCTCAGGGCACCGGTGGGTCAAGCAACGGCGACTCGCAAGCGCAAGGCTATGCCAGCGACCTCATGCAGGCTCCCGGGGGTCGGGTGCTGCTTGGTGCTATCGGACTCGGAATCTTGGCTGCGGGTGCCTATCACGTCTACAAAGGCGTCACCAAGAAGTTCGAAGAGGACCTGACGGGCGCGCCGAATGCGGTGAAGGCGCTCGGCACGGTCGGATACCCCGCCAAGGGCGTCGCGCTCGGCGCTGTGGGCGCCTTCTTCACCTACGCCGCACTGACGGCGGATCCTGACAAGGCGCGGGGGCTTGACGGAGCAATCGGCGGCCTACTCGACGCCCCATTCGGCCAGCCGATCGTGATCGCTGTAGGCGTGGGCTTCGCGGCGTACGGCCTGTACTCATTTGGCCGCGCCCGCTACGCGAAGATGTGA
- a CDS encoding ribose-phosphate diphosphokinase — MMSMISNTSERRLVFTSGRAHPELAENVARELGIEPVPTTAYTFANGELYIRFGESVRGTDAFVLQSHAAPINEAIMEQLIMVDALKRASTKRITVIMPCYGYARQDKKHKGREPISARLMADLFKTAGADRIMSVDLHTSQIQGFFDGPVDHLWAMPLLAQYVRSRVAPDNLTIVSPDAGRVRLADQWSDHLGSPLAIIHKRRDPSVPNQVKVHELVGEVEGRTCVLVDDMIDTGGTIVQAANALFENGAKDVIVASTHGLLSGPAVERLRDSGISEVVVTDTLPIPDEKRFERLTVLSIAPLIARAVREVFDDGSVTSLFNGNV, encoded by the coding sequence ATGATGTCGATGATCTCGAACACGAGTGAGCGAAGGCTCGTCTTTACCAGCGGCCGCGCACACCCTGAACTGGCGGAGAACGTCGCCAGAGAGCTCGGCATCGAACCCGTCCCCACCACCGCCTACACCTTCGCCAATGGCGAGTTGTACATCCGTTTTGGTGAGTCGGTGCGCGGCACCGATGCGTTCGTGCTGCAATCGCACGCCGCCCCCATCAACGAAGCCATCATGGAACAGCTCATCATGGTGGACGCACTGAAGCGCGCCTCGACCAAGCGCATCACGGTGATCATGCCGTGCTACGGATACGCCCGCCAGGACAAGAAGCACAAGGGTCGCGAGCCGATCTCCGCCAGGCTGATGGCCGACCTCTTCAAGACGGCGGGCGCCGATCGCATCATGTCTGTCGACCTGCACACGTCGCAGATTCAGGGATTCTTTGACGGTCCCGTCGACCACTTGTGGGCCATGCCGCTGCTGGCGCAGTACGTGCGTTCCCGCGTGGCGCCAGACAACCTCACGATCGTCTCTCCCGACGCCGGCCGTGTGCGCCTCGCCGACCAGTGGTCAGACCACCTTGGCTCGCCGCTCGCGATCATCCACAAGCGCCGCGACCCCTCGGTTCCCAACCAGGTCAAGGTCCACGAACTCGTCGGCGAGGTCGAGGGTCGCACGTGTGTGCTGGTCGACGACATGATCGACACCGGCGGTACAATCGTCCAGGCGGCCAACGCGCTCTTCGAGAACGGCGCCAAGGACGTGATCGTGGCCTCGACTCACGGCCTCCTGTCGGGCCCCGCCGTGGAGAGGCTCCGCGACTCAGGCATCTCCGAGGTCGTGGTGACGGACACGTTGCCGATCCCAGACGAGAAGCGCTTTGAGCGCCTCACCGTGCTGTCGATCGCGCCGCTCATCGCACGCGCTGTGCGCGAGGTATTCGACGACGGCTCCGTGACGAGCCTGTTCAACGGGAACGTCTAG
- the glmU gene encoding bifunctional UDP-N-acetylglucosamine diphosphorylase/glucosamine-1-phosphate N-acetyltransferase GlmU, with translation MSVTRPAAVMILAAGEGTRMKSSTPKVLHRIGGRSLLHHAIAAAQGLQPERLVVVVRHARDQVAAHAVEAAPAALMADQDDVPGTGRAVWCGLSALDATAMAAAVAEGLDREDVISSQATGPILVTSADVPLVDTDLLSAMLADHTAGNRAVTVMTAKVDDPTGYGRIVHDADGAVARIVEHKDASDAELAITEINAGLYVFDAATLREVLGGLDRDNAQGELYLTDVVAIARAAGKPVGAFVAPQPGAVEGINDRVQLAAMGAALNQSVLERWMRSGVTIVDPSTTWIDVTVTLEQDSTILPGTQLHGTTSVATGAVVGPDSTLTDVTVGKDATVIRTHGSSSTIAEGATVGPFSYLRPGTALGTDGKIGAFVETKNATIGAHSKVPHLSYVGDATIGEHSNIGAATIFVNYDGVNKNHTTVGNHVRIGSDNSLIAPITIGDGAYTGAGAIIRRDVPSGALGRNSVPQQVIEGWVASHRPGTASADAAVRASQQDLGGAGALPEPISFSQDDAPSERGKR, from the coding sequence GTGAGCGTCACGCGACCAGCCGCCGTCATGATTCTTGCAGCGGGTGAAGGCACTCGCATGAAGTCCTCGACACCCAAGGTGTTGCACCGAATCGGTGGACGCTCACTGCTTCACCACGCGATTGCTGCCGCCCAAGGCCTTCAGCCCGAGCGTCTCGTGGTGGTGGTCCGCCACGCACGCGACCAGGTGGCCGCGCACGCCGTCGAGGCGGCGCCAGCCGCTCTCATGGCCGACCAAGACGACGTCCCGGGAACGGGGCGCGCCGTCTGGTGCGGGCTTTCCGCTCTCGACGCCACAGCCATGGCCGCCGCCGTCGCAGAGGGCCTCGATCGGGAAGACGTCATTTCGAGCCAGGCAACTGGTCCGATCCTCGTGACTTCCGCCGACGTTCCTCTGGTGGACACGGATTTGCTGAGCGCGATGCTCGCCGACCACACGGCAGGGAACAGGGCCGTCACCGTCATGACAGCCAAAGTTGACGATCCCACCGGTTACGGACGCATCGTCCACGACGCCGACGGAGCCGTCGCCCGCATCGTCGAGCACAAGGACGCGAGCGACGCGGAACTGGCCATCACCGAGATCAACGCTGGCTTGTATGTGTTCGACGCCGCGACGCTGCGCGAGGTGCTCGGCGGGCTCGACAGAGACAACGCGCAAGGCGAGTTGTACCTCACGGACGTCGTGGCGATCGCGCGGGCGGCAGGCAAGCCGGTCGGTGCCTTTGTGGCTCCCCAGCCCGGCGCAGTCGAAGGCATCAACGACAGGGTTCAACTCGCTGCGATGGGGGCCGCGCTCAATCAATCGGTACTCGAACGATGGATGCGCAGTGGAGTGACGATCGTGGACCCCTCGACCACCTGGATCGACGTCACCGTCACTCTCGAGCAAGATTCGACGATCCTGCCGGGTACCCAACTGCACGGCACCACGAGCGTCGCTACCGGCGCCGTCGTCGGCCCCGACTCGACGCTCACTGATGTGACCGTCGGCAAGGACGCCACCGTGATCCGCACTCACGGCTCTTCGTCCACGATCGCCGAAGGCGCGACGGTTGGCCCGTTCTCCTACTTGCGCCCAGGCACAGCGCTCGGTACGGACGGCAAGATCGGCGCGTTCGTGGAGACCAAGAACGCAACCATCGGCGCGCACTCGAAGGTTCCTCACTTGAGCTACGTGGGCGACGCGACCATCGGCGAGCACTCCAATATCGGAGCGGCCACCATCTTCGTCAACTACGACGGCGTGAACAAGAACCACACGACCGTGGGCAACCACGTGCGGATCGGTTCAGACAACTCGCTCATCGCGCCGATCACAATCGGCGATGGCGCGTACACGGGGGCTGGCGCGATCATTCGCAGGGATGTGCCCTCTGGCGCGCTGGGCCGCAACAGCGTGCCGCAGCAGGTGATCGAGGGCTGGGTGGCATCCCATCGCCCAGGAACCGCGTCGGCAGACGCCGCCGTGAGGGCTTCCCAACAGGACCTCGGCGGCGCGGGGGCTCTCCCCGAACCGATATCGTTCAGTCAGGACGACGCGCCGAGCGAGCGAGGAAAGCGATGA
- a CDS encoding TetR/AcrR family transcriptional regulator encodes MTARQRREQLVGVARALFAEKGFDGTSVEEIALRADVSKPVVYEHFGGKEGLYAVIVDREVEALLGALTGALASRAHPRQLVERAALALLGYIEDSPDGFRILVRDSPVAQASGTFSSLLGDVSSQVEGLLGEQFSRRGLDPFVAPFYAQMLVGQVALAGQHWAEVREPAKNVVAAHLVNLAWNGLSALERDPAMPEPRVPREHPSASE; translated from the coding sequence ATGACCGCCCGCCAGCGTCGGGAACAGCTGGTCGGCGTCGCCAGGGCGCTGTTTGCGGAGAAGGGTTTCGACGGCACTTCTGTCGAAGAGATTGCGCTGAGGGCCGACGTTTCCAAACCGGTCGTGTACGAGCACTTCGGCGGAAAAGAGGGCCTCTACGCCGTCATTGTTGACCGCGAGGTGGAGGCCCTTCTCGGCGCCTTGACAGGGGCCCTGGCGAGCAGGGCGCACCCGCGCCAGCTGGTGGAACGCGCTGCCCTCGCGCTGCTGGGATATATCGAGGATTCACCAGACGGCTTCCGGATTTTGGTGCGCGACTCGCCCGTCGCACAGGCGTCTGGCACCTTCTCTTCGCTGCTGGGGGACGTGTCCTCCCAAGTGGAGGGGCTCCTTGGCGAGCAGTTCAGTCGGCGCGGGCTCGATCCCTTCGTTGCGCCGTTCTACGCGCAAATGCTGGTCGGGCAGGTGGCCCTTGCCGGTCAGCACTGGGCCGAGGTACGCGAGCCAGCCAAGAACGTCGTCGCGGCGCACTTGGTGAATCTCGCTTGGAACGGACTGAGTGCACTCGAACGCGACCCTGCCATGCCAGAGCCGAGGGTTCCGCGGGAGCATCCGAGCGCGTCCGAGTGA
- a CDS encoding M23 family metallopeptidase, whose translation MGTTYAIDLIPVDHRGRSAPWSWRAALATEPPGEFVGFGEAVLAPAAGRVVIAHDGEADHVARRSQLSLLAYMAGQPARLRTGPGAIAGNHVVIAMNEGGPFVLVAHLREGTVRVAVGDTVRASQAIGECGNSGNSTQPHVHIQVTDSVDWERARGLPIAFDGPLGVHLPAESEVVEVPRHGSRQR comes from the coding sequence ATGGGGACGACGTACGCCATTGACCTCATCCCCGTCGACCACCGGGGAAGATCGGCGCCATGGTCGTGGCGCGCTGCGCTCGCCACTGAGCCGCCTGGGGAATTCGTTGGCTTTGGGGAGGCGGTGCTCGCCCCAGCCGCCGGAAGGGTCGTCATCGCGCACGACGGCGAGGCAGACCACGTCGCCCGCAGGTCGCAATTGTCGCTGCTTGCGTACATGGCGGGGCAGCCAGCCCGTCTCCGCACCGGGCCCGGTGCGATCGCTGGCAATCACGTCGTCATCGCGATGAACGAAGGTGGGCCCTTCGTACTCGTCGCCCACTTGCGCGAGGGCACTGTGCGAGTTGCCGTGGGCGACACAGTCAGGGCCAGTCAAGCGATCGGCGAGTGTGGCAACTCGGGAAACAGCACCCAGCCGCACGTTCACATCCAGGTCACCGACAGTGTCGATTGGGAACGCGCAAGGGGACTACCGATCGCGTTCGACGGGCCACTCGGCGTACACCTGCCGGCCGAGTCGGAAGTGGTGGAGGTTCCCAGGCATGGTTCCAGGCAGCGTTGA
- the mscL gene encoding large conductance mechanosensitive channel protein MscL produces MLQGFKAFIMRGNVMDLAVAVVIGAAFGAVITSLVNDVLNPVIAGVFQVPDLASFATWTINDGGTPEIDDDAIVSFGALLNAVINFLLVAAAIYFAVVLPLNKLAARSRKDEPVAEPEGPTQIALLTEIRDALKK; encoded by the coding sequence ATGCTCCAAGGCTTCAAAGCATTCATCATGCGCGGCAACGTCATGGACCTTGCGGTCGCCGTCGTCATCGGCGCGGCTTTCGGTGCAGTCATCACTTCGCTCGTCAACGACGTGCTGAACCCGGTCATCGCAGGCGTCTTCCAAGTGCCAGACCTCGCGAGCTTTGCGACGTGGACCATCAACGATGGCGGCACTCCAGAGATCGATGACGACGCCATTGTCTCGTTCGGTGCGTTGCTCAATGCCGTCATCAACTTCCTGCTCGTCGCCGCCGCGATCTATTTCGCGGTAGTGCTGCCGCTCAACAAACTCGCCGCTCGCTCGCGCAAGGACGAGCCAGTCGCTGAGCCGGAGGGGCCCACACAAATCGCGTTGCTGACCGAAATCAGGGACGCGCTCAAGAAGTAG
- a CDS encoding 4-(cytidine 5'-diphospho)-2-C-methyl-D-erythritol kinase, translating to MTADPAAEGVARRRVRARASGKVNLHLSVGPLADDGYHPLATVFQAVDLYETVTASNRPDGAIALTMEWSDTLAEWETPVPLDETNLAWRAAEAVRETYGIVDGVDLHILKGVPVAGGMAGGSADAAAALLACAELWDCGVTRTELHGLAVELGADVPFSLMGHTAIGLGRGEQLSPVMTHGEFHWVFALQSGGLSTPRVFERFDKMVALGEIAAREPAVNTEVMAALIAGDAARLGAALRNDLEAPALDLAPGLAGVIDTMEDAGALGVIVSGSGPTVAGLARSRQHALAIGAMITTAGVADAVVTATGPATGAVLLER from the coding sequence GTGACCGCGGATCCGGCGGCAGAGGGAGTCGCACGGCGGCGCGTCAGGGCGCGTGCCTCCGGCAAGGTTAACCTGCACCTGTCTGTTGGGCCTCTTGCCGACGACGGGTACCACCCGCTCGCGACGGTGTTCCAGGCGGTCGACCTCTACGAGACGGTGACGGCGAGCAACCGCCCCGACGGCGCCATCGCCCTCACCATGGAGTGGTCTGACACGCTTGCCGAGTGGGAGACGCCCGTACCGCTCGATGAGACCAACCTCGCGTGGCGGGCCGCCGAAGCGGTGCGCGAGACGTACGGAATCGTCGACGGAGTTGACCTTCACATCCTGAAGGGCGTGCCGGTCGCAGGTGGCATGGCTGGAGGGAGCGCCGACGCCGCAGCGGCCTTGCTTGCCTGCGCGGAGTTGTGGGACTGCGGCGTGACGCGTACGGAGCTCCACGGACTCGCTGTCGAACTGGGAGCAGACGTTCCCTTCAGTCTCATGGGGCACACCGCGATCGGGCTAGGCAGGGGAGAGCAGCTGTCTCCTGTCATGACGCACGGCGAATTCCATTGGGTATTCGCCCTCCAAAGCGGCGGTCTGTCGACGCCCCGCGTCTTCGAGCGCTTCGACAAGATGGTGGCTCTCGGGGAGATCGCCGCGCGAGAACCCGCCGTCAACACCGAGGTGATGGCGGCGCTCATCGCAGGCGACGCCGCGAGATTGGGAGCGGCGCTCAGGAACGACCTCGAGGCTCCTGCGCTTGACTTGGCACCCGGCTTGGCTGGCGTCATCGACACCATGGAAGACGCGGGCGCGCTCGGGGTGATCGTGTCCGGATCAGGGCCGACCGTCGCTGGCCTCGCACGATCGCGTCAGCACGCGCTCGCCATCGGCGCCATGATCACGACAGCAGGGGTCGCCGACGCCGTGGTCACCGCCACAGGCCCGGCCACCGGCGCCGTCCTGCTCGAGCGATAG
- the rsmA gene encoding 16S rRNA (adenine(1518)-N(6)/adenine(1519)-N(6))-dimethyltransferase RsmA → MATLLGPSEIRTLAASLGATPTKKWGQNFVVDAGTVRRIVRIAGVSHDDHVVEVGPGLGSLTLALLETGARVTAIEIDPRLAEALPATVIAHAPAEADRLSVIQADAMTVTELPEQPTMLVANLPYNVSVPVILRFLEIFPSLQTVLVMVQSEVADRLAAPPGSRTYGIPSAKAAWYCKVRRAGDVGRAVFWPVPRVDSALVLMERRDVPLTTAPRREVFAVIDAAFGQRRKALRGALATIAGSPTAAEAALRQAGIEPLTRGEQLDVAAFARIAEALESARVAT, encoded by the coding sequence GTGGCCACGTTGCTCGGACCATCTGAAATCCGCACCCTCGCGGCGTCGCTCGGCGCGACACCCACGAAGAAGTGGGGCCAGAACTTTGTGGTCGACGCTGGCACGGTGCGACGCATCGTGCGCATCGCGGGCGTGAGCCACGATGATCACGTCGTGGAAGTCGGACCCGGACTTGGGTCGCTAACGCTCGCGCTGCTCGAGACGGGGGCTCGCGTCACCGCGATCGAAATCGACCCCAGGCTCGCAGAGGCACTGCCAGCCACCGTCATCGCACACGCCCCAGCCGAGGCCGATCGCTTGAGCGTGATCCAGGCGGACGCCATGACGGTCACGGAACTTCCCGAACAGCCGACGATGCTCGTGGCAAACCTGCCGTACAACGTGTCGGTGCCGGTGATTCTGCGCTTCCTCGAGATCTTCCCCTCCCTGCAGACCGTCCTGGTCATGGTGCAGTCTGAGGTGGCCGACCGACTCGCGGCTCCTCCTGGCTCGCGCACCTACGGCATCCCGAGTGCCAAAGCCGCGTGGTACTGCAAAGTGAGGCGCGCGGGAGACGTCGGCCGCGCCGTCTTCTGGCCCGTCCCGCGTGTGGACTCCGCGCTCGTGCTGATGGAGCGTCGTGACGTCCCGCTCACGACTGCGCCGCGCCGCGAGGTCTTCGCAGTGATCGACGCCGCCTTTGGCCAGCGCCGCAAGGCCCTTCGCGGCGCGCTGGCGACGATCGCTGGGTCGCCGACGGCGGCGGAGGCCGCGCTGCGACAGGCAGGGATCGAACCGCTCACCAGAGGCGAGCAACTGGACGTGGCGGCCTTTGCGCGCATCGCTGAGGCCCTGGAGAGTGCGCGGGTCGCGACGTGA
- a CDS encoding G5 domain-containing protein, whose protein sequence is MTYRTLPPAPGGRRERRLRNRARLRTYRQLGTTVVMGAVAAATFTSAGATNVADAWRDRNDGPVEVPVAAVSAGDVEVEVETVTTENAIANNVIQQSDPGAMAGTQRVVQAGAPGVELVSYTVTTINGVEVDRFPSISVVVTPPTDEIVAVGALTIPPATDVQRGTNRALGQQLAADLYGWTGDQWQCLDELWKRESGWSHTAENRNSGAYGIPQALPGSKMATFGSDWQTNPATQIKWGLSYVSGRYSTPCGAWGHFTSKNWY, encoded by the coding sequence ATGACGTATCGGACGCTTCCACCAGCGCCGGGCGGTCGCCGTGAGCGTCGCCTGCGCAATCGAGCGCGCCTGCGAACGTACCGTCAACTCGGCACGACAGTCGTCATGGGAGCGGTCGCGGCAGCGACCTTCACCTCTGCAGGCGCGACGAACGTTGCCGATGCCTGGCGCGATCGCAACGATGGGCCCGTTGAGGTCCCCGTGGCCGCCGTGAGCGCAGGCGACGTCGAGGTTGAGGTGGAGACGGTGACCACCGAGAACGCGATCGCCAACAACGTGATCCAACAATCGGATCCTGGTGCGATGGCGGGCACCCAAAGAGTGGTGCAAGCAGGTGCGCCTGGCGTTGAGCTCGTGAGCTACACCGTCACGACCATCAACGGTGTCGAGGTCGACCGTTTCCCCAGCATCTCCGTGGTGGTGACTCCACCTACCGACGAGATCGTCGCCGTCGGCGCCCTCACCATTCCGCCCGCAACCGATGTGCAGCGCGGGACGAACCGCGCCCTCGGTCAGCAACTCGCGGCCGACCTTTACGGCTGGACCGGCGACCAATGGCAGTGTCTTGACGAGTTGTGGAAGCGCGAGTCTGGCTGGTCGCACACCGCCGAGAACAGAAATTCGGGCGCCTACGGCATCCCCCAGGCGCTGCCAGGTTCCAAGATGGCGACCTTTGGCTCCGATTGGCAGACCAACCCTGCTACCCAGATCAAGTGGGGTCTGTCTTACGTCTCCGGCCGCTACAGCACCCCGTGCGGCGCTTGGGGTCACTTCACCTCCAAGAATTGGTATTAG
- a CDS encoding TatD family hydrolase, whose product MNDVAWATPGTGLPSPMVDNHCHLDFPYRGAEPRSTSQILDEAAAVGVTRAVQIGCDIASARWTAQAIQEDDRLVGGVALHPNEAPLHAAGEHDSGLDYQEALAEIARLARVPRMRVIGETGLDYFRTEPERRDAQVTSFRDHIALAKELDLVLQIHDRDAHADVLEILERDGAPELTVFHCFSGDAGMAKLCAHRGYYVSFAGNVTFKNATALRAALAVTPLERVLVETDAPFLTPHPQRGRVNSPSQVATTMLTIAEVTGSDLEFACATINGTSERLYGPW is encoded by the coding sequence GTGAACGACGTTGCATGGGCCACCCCAGGAACAGGACTACCGTCGCCGATGGTTGACAACCACTGCCACCTCGACTTCCCCTACAGAGGCGCGGAACCGCGCAGCACGTCTCAGATCCTCGACGAGGCCGCCGCCGTCGGCGTCACCCGTGCCGTGCAGATTGGCTGCGACATCGCGTCCGCGCGTTGGACCGCCCAGGCCATCCAGGAGGATGACCGTCTGGTCGGAGGGGTGGCGCTCCACCCCAACGAAGCTCCCCTTCACGCAGCGGGCGAGCACGACAGCGGCCTTGACTACCAGGAGGCGTTGGCCGAGATCGCTCGGTTAGCCCGCGTGCCACGCATGCGAGTCATTGGCGAGACGGGTCTGGACTACTTCCGCACCGAGCCAGAGCGGCGCGACGCCCAAGTGACGTCTTTCAGGGACCACATCGCGCTCGCGAAAGAGCTTGACCTCGTCTTGCAGATCCACGATCGCGACGCCCACGCGGACGTGCTGGAGATCTTGGAGCGAGACGGCGCACCGGAGCTCACGGTCTTTCACTGCTTCTCTGGCGACGCAGGCATGGCGAAGTTGTGCGCCCACCGCGGCTACTACGTGAGCTTTGCCGGCAACGTGACGTTCAAGAACGCGACGGCGTTGCGGGCGGCGCTCGCGGTCACTCCTCTTGAGCGCGTGCTCGTGGAGACCGATGCCCCCTTCCTCACTCCGCATCCCCAACGCGGCCGCGTGAACTCGCCGTCTCAAGTGGCGACCACCATGCTGACAATCGCGGAGGTGACGGGCTCCGACCTCGAGTTCGCCTGCGCCACCATCAACGGCACGTCGGAACGGCTCTACGGTCCCTGGTGA